In Nitrospinaceae bacterium, the genomic stretch AGGCTCCACCGTTTCGACGCGCTGGCATTTGGGGTGACGTTGTTCGTCGTCGGTGTCATCTATCTTGTATTGCTGGTCAATCCGCTCACGGCTTTTTTGAGTGCCCTGACCGGTTCAACCTATCTGCTTATTTACACGCCACTCAAACGAACCAGCTCCTGGAATAGTGTTGTAGGCGCTATTCCGGGCGCAATGCCTCCGGTTATCGGGTGGGCGGCGGCGGCAGACAACGTGCCCGTGGAGGGCTGGATTCTCTTCTCGATTCTTTTTATCTGGCAGATACCACACGCGCTCGCCATCGGCATACTTTACCGAGATGACTTCAAAGCGGCCGGCGTCCGGCTTCTTCCGGTGGATGAACCTGACGGCAAAAAAACAGGGTTTCATGTCGTTAACTATTGTGTCGCTCTGATTCCGATTGCGATGGTGCCCACCCTCATTGGCATGGCGGGCACCGTATATTTTTTCTCATCTCTTCTTTTGGGCCTAATGTACCTCGCCTCGGGCATTCAGTTGGCCCGAAAGCGCACCGTCGATTCGGCCCGGCACCTGTTTTGGGTTTCGCTATTATATCTGCCGCTTGTTTATCTGATTATGGTGCTCGACCACGGCACATTTTAAGCGGAGAAGTATCGAGATGAGTACAGACAAAGATCGCAAAAAAAATATTCGACTTGGCATTTTTCTAGCCCTGTTTATCGTGACGCTAATGACACTTTCGTTGATTTTTGGAATTTTAGTGTAAGGCGGCTATTGAAATGCCAGATACTTTTGTAAAAGACCAAATCCGAGACGAGGGGAATGGCCATCTTCCTCCACCGGAAGGAGCGGGGCCAAATGGCGGGGGGGACGATGATCGTCCCGATAGGCCGCAGACCGCGCCGCTCATCGAAAACGCCCAGCTCGCCATGGTGAT encodes the following:
- the cyoE gene encoding protoheme IX farnesyltransferase; the encoded protein is MITRTESIDDSHAISRRRAADFLTLTKPRIIAMVVFASAAAFYLASAGRMDYILLIHALVGTALSSGGSLALNQAAEEDLDALMERTRLRPLPARRLHRFDALAFGVTLFVVGVIYLVLLVNPLTAFLSALTGSTYLLIYTPLKRTSSWNSVVGAIPGAMPPVIGWAAAADNVPVEGWILFSILFIWQIPHALAIGILYRDDFKAAGVRLLPVDEPDGKKTGFHVVNYCVALIPIAMVPTLIGMAGTVYFFSSLLLGLMYLASGIQLARKRTVDSARHLFWVSLLYLPLVYLIMVLDHGTF